In Solanum pennellii chromosome 3, SPENNV200, a single window of DNA contains:
- the LOC107015154 gene encoding calcium-transporting ATPase 9, plasma membrane-type isoform X3, with product MKKGRSYLRFLWEAWQDLTLIILIVAAVLSLALGIHTKGLKEGWYDGGSITFAVLLVIFVTATSDYRQSLRFQNLNEEKRNIQVEVIRDGRRDKISIYEIVVGDVVPLRIGDQVPADGVLISGHSLAIDESSMTGESKIVNKNQKAPFLMAGCKVADGAGTMLVTGVGINTEWGLLMASISEDTGEETPLQVRLNGVATFIGIVGLAVALFVLIVLLSRFFTGHSKNPDGTTQFVHGQTSVSKTMDGVVHIITAAVTIVVVAVPEGLPLAVTLTQVSKNLAYSMKKMMADKALVRRLSACETMGSATTICSDKTGTLTLNQMTVVEAYVGKKKLDSPEDGSQLHSAVSSLLDEGITQNTSGSVFTSKDGKGTEVSGSPTEKAILSWGVKIGMKFDVVRSQSIVLHVSPFNSTKKRGGVVVREQSGSQVHMHWKGAAEIILASCTGYLDSNGCLQSIEKEKDFLKEAIEDMAAKSLRCVAIAYQTCNVNEVPTDEEQLAQWILPEDDLILLAVLGIKDPCRPGVKDAVRQCSDSGVKVRMVTGDNIQTARAIALECGILSSNTEVTEFEVIEGKTFRELSEKEREQVANRMSVMGRSSPSDKLLLVQTLRKLGEVVAVTGDGTNDAPALHEADIGLSMGIQGTEVAKESSDIIILDDNFATVVKVVRWGRSVYANIQKFIQFQLTVNVAALVINVVAAVSSGDVPLNTVQLLWVNLIMDTLGALALATEPPTDHLMHRPPVGRREPLVTNIMWRNLLIQALYQIGILLVLNFQGKSILSLENDDPKHANMVKNTLIFNAFVFCQIFNEVNARKPDEMNVFTGVTKSPLFTGVVGTTFILQISIIEFLGKFTSTVGLSWKLWMVSLVIGIISWPLAAAGKLIPVPKTPVAKVFIKLYQRCVA from the exons CAACAAGTGACTACAGACAGTCCTTGCGATTTCAGAACTTAAATGAAGAAAAACGAAATATCCAAGTAGAG GTTATAAGAGACGGCAGAAGggataaaatttcaatatacGAAATTGTTGTTGGTGATGTTGTTCCTCTCAGGATAGGTGATCAG GTTCCTGCAGATGGCGTCTTGATCTCTGGTCATTCTCTGGCAATTGATGAGTCTAGCATGACTGGTGAAAGCAAGATT gtaaacaaaaatcaaaaggcACCTTTCTTGATGGCTGGTTGCAAGGTAGCAGATGGTGCTGGAACCATGCTT gtaACTGGTGTAGGAATCAATACTGAATGGGGATTGTTGATGGCGAGTATATCAGAGGATACCGGTGAAGAAACTCCTTTGCAG GTGCGTTTGAATGGGGTTGCCACCTTTATCGGCATTGTTGGCCTTGCTGTTGCTCTCTTTGTGCTCATTGTTCTTTTGAGCAG GTTCTTCACTGGGCATAGCAAAAATCCAGATGGGACTACCCAGTTTGTCCATGGACAGACCAGTGTTAGTAAAACAATGGATGGAGTTGTACATATCATCACTGCAGCT GTCACAATTGTGGTTGTTGCTGTCCCTGAAGGTCTTCCTTTAGCTGTTACATTGACGCAAGTATCAAAAAA TTTAGCATActcaatgaagaaaatgatgGCTGACAAGGCTTTG GTGCGCAGACTTTCAGCTTGTGAAACTATGGGCTCTGCTACAACTATTTGTAGTGATAAAACTGGAACACTGACTCTGAATCAG ATGACAGTCGTAGAAGCCTATGTCGGGAAAAAGAAGCTCGACTCACCTGAAGATGGTTCACAGTTGCATTCAGCTGTTTCTTCTCTTCTGGATGAGGGCATAACTCAGAATACATCTGGCAGTGTCTTTACTTCTAAG GATGGCAAGGGAACAGAGGTTTCAGGCTCTCCCACTGAAAAAGCCATTCTTTCATGGGGCGTCAAG ATTGGAATGAAGTTCGATGTTGTCAGATCACAATCCATAGTTCTTCATGTCTCTCCTTTTAATTCTACAAAGAAGAGAGGAGGTGTTGTAGTTAGAGAGCAG AGTGGCTCTCAAGTTCATATGCATTGGAAAGGTGCAGCTGAAATTATACTGGCATCTTGTACTGGATACCTTGATTCAAATGGCTGCTTGCAATCCATTGAAAAGGAGAAG GATTTTTTGAAAGAAGCCATTGAAGATATGGCAGCAAAAAGTTTGAGGTGTGTTGCCATTGCATACCAAACTTGTAATGTGAATGAGGTTCCAACTGATGAAGAACAACTGGCTCAATGGATTCTACCAGAAGATGACCTTATTTTGCTTGCTGTACTCGGTATAAAG GATCCTTGTCGTCCAGGTGTCAAAGATGCAGTGAGACAGTGCAGTGATTCTGGTGTTAAG GTGCGGATGGTAACTGGAGATAATATTCAAACAGCTAGAGCAATTGCCTTGGAGTGTGGAATTTTAAGTTCAAATACTGAAGTCACAGAATTTGAAGTTATTGAGGGGAAAACCTTCCGTGAGTTGTCTGAGAAGGAGAGAGAACAAGTTGCAAACAGAATGTCG GTTATGGGAAGGTCATCACCAAGTGACAAGCTTTTGCTTGTGCAAACTCTGCGTAAACTAGGGGAAGTTGTTGCTGTTACTGGAGATGGAACTAATGATGCTCCTGCACTGCATGAG GCCGACATAGGCCTTTCCATGGGCATCCAAGGAACAGAAGTCGCAAAAGAAAGCTCTGACATCATTATCTTGGATGATAATTTTGCTACAGTAGTGAAG GTTGTACGCTGGGGTCGTTCTGTTTATGCAAATATTCAGAAATTCATTCAGTTCCAGCTCACTGTTAATGTCGCAGCTCTTGTAATCAATGTTGTGGCAGCAGTTTCTTCTGGTGATGTTCCTCTAAACACAGTGCAG CTTCTTTGGGTCAATCTCATTATGGATACTCTGGGAGCACTAGCTTTGGCTACTGAACCACCAACTGACCATCTTATGCATAGACCTCCTGTTGGTCGAAG GGAACCTCTGGTGACAAATATcatgtggaggaacttgcttatTCAG GCTCTCTACCAAATCGGAATCCTTCTTGTTCTCAATTTCCAGGGCAAGAGCATTCTCAGCTTAGAGAAtgatgacccaaaacatgctaatatgGTGAAGAATACCTTAATTTTCAATGCATTTGTTTTCTGCCAA ATATTCAATGAGGTTAATGCTCGAAAGCCAGATGAAATGAATGTCTTTACTGGCGTGACCAAAAGCCCCCTCTTTACTGGGGTTGTGGGAACTACTTTCATACTTCAG ATCAGTATCATTGAGTTCCTTGGAAAATTTACGTCGACGGTTGGACTGAGTTGGAAATTATGGATGGTTTCACTTGTTATTGGTATTATCAG TTGGCCTCTTGCTGCTGCGGGAAAATTGATCCCAGTTCCAAAGACCCCTGTGGCTAAGGTCTTCATCAAGTTATATCAGCGATGCGTTGCATAA
- the LOC107015183 gene encoding glutamyl-tRNA reductase-binding protein, chloroplastic, with protein MASHLPSSSLCVWSDVRFLKRKVNLRPIVRNNHGRPFPAEVSRTILELSSVGTLSTPTQDGWPLGIAVPFAVDPHGTPLLFLNHSTSNFALNSKSSFLVQLQQYGLRTPQCTIQGTLQKPTALKMLHSLWEKRFGHQVDDDRLFLLSVERVLQMDDFAEDGIWVTSSEYKSANPDPLRDFAERMIDEINTNNREDILRFCNIYLDLDFQVCDGKMLWVDRLGFDVRFSSPLNDVFEARIPFPREVTDEKGAKSSFNCMSQFAWEVEKNFHAADFEKVKQVKKMEHRGL; from the exons ATGGCGAGCCACCTTCCAAGTTCATCTCTTTGCGTATGGAGTGATGTGAGGTTCCTAAAAAGGAAGGTGAATCTAAGGCCAATTGTAAGGAACAACCATGGAAGACCATTCCCAGCTGAGGTATCGAGAACCATTCTGGAATTATCTTCAGTTGGCACTTTATCCACACCGACCCAAGATGGTTGGCCTTTAGGTATTGCTGTACCTTTCGCTGTTGACCCTCATGGAACTCCTCTACTCTTTCTCAATCACTCAACTTCCAATTTCGCTCTCAATTCCAAGTCTAGCTTCCTTGTTCag TTACAACAATATGGCTTGCGGACTCCACAGTGCACCATACAGGGGACGCTACAAAAACCCACAGCTTTGAAG ATGCTTCATTCTCTTTGGGAAAAAAGATTTGGCCATCAAGTAGATGACGATCGCTTATTTTTGCTTTCTGTCGAACGGGTACTTCAGATGGATGATTTTGCAGAG GATGGAATTTGGGTCACTTCATCAGAATATAAGTCAGCGAACCCTGATCCTCTTCGAGACTTTGCAGAAAGAATGATTGACGAGATAAATACTAACAATAGGGAAGACATCTTACGGTTTTGCAACATCTATCTAGATTTGGATTTCCAG GTTTGCGATGGGAAGATGCTTTGGGTTGATAGATTAGGTTTTGATGTCCGGTTCAGTTCTCCTCTGAATGATGTGTTTGAAGCTCGTATCCCTTTTCCGAGAGAAGTTACAGATGAGAAGGGTGCAAAATCATCTTTCAACTGCATGTCTCAATTTGCTTGGGAAGTAGAAAAGAATTTCCATGCAGCAGATTTTGAAAAGGTGAAACAAGTGAAAAAGATGGAGCACAGAGGACTGTGA